A genome region from Micromonospora peucetia includes the following:
- a CDS encoding YccF domain-containing protein, translating to MIRFVLNVLWLVFGGGLVLAAGYGLAALICFLLVVTIPFGVASLRLAVYSLWPFGRTLVPRPGAGAPSGLANLLWVVLAGWWLALSHIAAGIALCVTVVGIPFGIANFKLVPAAFWPLGREVVDAP from the coding sequence GTGATTCGCTTCGTACTGAACGTCCTGTGGCTCGTCTTCGGCGGTGGCCTCGTTCTCGCCGCCGGCTACGGTCTCGCCGCGCTGATCTGTTTCCTGCTGGTCGTCACCATCCCCTTCGGCGTCGCCTCGCTGCGCCTGGCCGTGTACTCGTTGTGGCCCTTCGGCCGGACCCTGGTGCCGAGGCCCGGTGCCGGCGCCCCCTCCGGCCTGGCCAATCTCCTGTGGGTGGTGCTGGCCGGCTGGTGGCTCGCCCTGTCCCACATCGCCGCCGGCATCGCCCTGTGCGTCACGGTCGTCGGCATCCCGTTCGGCATCGCCAACTTCAAACTCGTACCGGCCGCCTTCTGGCCGCTCGGACGCGAGGTCGTCGACGCGCCCTGA
- a CDS encoding winged helix-turn-helix transcriptional regulator, giving the protein MSQENNEVTVGQASQACGPAGEPCAPGQAKACTVREVLDRVGGKWSIGILVAASQGPVRFTELERRVEGISRRMLTLTLRNLERDGLLHRTVHPTVPPRVEYTATPIALELHGALVALTDWAERHRSAIADARATYDRARGAAD; this is encoded by the coding sequence ATGTCCCAGGAGAACAACGAGGTGACCGTCGGCCAGGCGTCGCAGGCGTGCGGGCCGGCCGGCGAGCCCTGCGCCCCCGGCCAGGCCAAGGCGTGCACGGTACGCGAGGTGCTCGACCGGGTGGGCGGCAAGTGGAGCATCGGCATCCTGGTGGCCGCCTCCCAGGGCCCGGTGCGCTTCACGGAACTGGAGCGACGTGTGGAGGGGATCAGCCGCCGGATGCTCACCCTGACCCTGCGCAACCTGGAACGCGACGGGCTGCTGCACCGGACGGTCCACCCGACCGTCCCGCCGAGGGTGGAGTACACGGCGACGCCGATCGCGCTGGAACTCCACGGGGCGCTGGTCGCCCTCACCGACTGGGCGGAACGGCACCGCAGCGCGATCGCCGATGCCCGGGCCACGTACGACCGGGCGCGCGGCGCAGCCGACTGA
- a CDS encoding isocitrate lyase/phosphoenolpyruvate mutase family protein — MRGGVLHRPGDPLVLPNAWDAGSACQVAAARGHPRRLLDAVRAGGDPFFADRPAASG; from the coding sequence GTGCGCGGCGGCGTGCTGCACCGGCCCGGTGACCCGCTGGTCCTGCCCAACGCCTGGGACGCCGGCTCCGCCTGCCAGGTCGCCGCCGCGCGGGGGCACCCGCGACGGCTGCTCGACGCCGTACGGGCCGGCGGCGATCCGTTCTTCGCGGATCGCCCCGCCGCGTCCGGTTGA